The DNA region CCGGCGAGCATGACCTGCGCGCCGGCGTGCGCCGCCTGCAGGACCAGGGCGTGGAGTTGGTGATCGTCACGCAAGGGGAAGAGGGTGTGACGGCGTTTGCCGGTGCGGAGGAGCTGCACCAGCCCGCGTTCGCCGTGACGCCGGTGGTGGACACCACGGGGGCCGGTGATGTCTTCCACGGCGCTTTCACCTACGGGCTGGCGCTGGGCTACGAGCTGGCGGAGAACCTCCGGTTCGCCAGTGCCGCGGCCGCGCTATCGTGTCGGGCCCTGGGCGGCCGCGGGGCCCTGCCGACGAGGGCCGAGGTGCAGGCGCTGCTAGACGTGTAGCGGCGCGATCAGCCGCGCCGCTACAGCAGCAGGCTCCGCAGCAACATTCCGTCCACCCGCGCGCCCAGCACGTCCCCGGCCTGCAGCATCGTGCGGTCCAGCGTCCCGCATTCCTCCCCGATCGCCGCGAGTTGCAGGACCTCAGGCGGGAACCCGACGGCGGCGAAGCTCGGAGTGAGGGTGTCAATCTCCCGGGCGCGCAGGGCCTGGGCCGCCGCGACCATGGCCTCGTGGGCTTCGGTCGGGAGGATCTCGGCCGCGGTCTGCAGCGCCTGCACGATCGGCACGCCACTGCTCAGCATCGTGCCGAACATCAGGCAGAAGTACTGCTGGGTGACGAGCGGCTCGGCGGCAGCAACGGCGGCCTCGTAGCGCTCTTCGTGAGCCCGGCCCATCGCGCGCGCCGCAGCCTGCTGGATGAACCGGTCCCGGCGCAGCATGAGCTGCTTCTCGTAGAGGTCCGCCGCCCGCGCCATCGTCTCGTCCAGCACCCCGCCGACTTCCCCCGCGCGCATTAGCCCGATCACGTTGATGCTGAACACGTCCGGGTGGGCCCGCATGGCGTGCGACAGCGTACTGCCCTCCTCGATCTGACGCATCACGTCCAGATGCGCGTCGCGCAGGTCGGGGTGCACGATCTGTGGCGTCAGGACATCCATGCTGCGGATCAGGCTGACGCCCGCGTTGATGAGATGGCTGAAGACGCGCAGGTAGGCGACCAGGTCGGCCAGGGGTAGGTTCGTGTCGTTCATGTCACCGTTCCTCGGGGTCGTAGAATGACGGCCGCACCAGCTCGCGCAGGCGCTGTCGGGCCCGGTGCACCCGCACGCGCACCCCGACTTCCGACTCCCCCAGGGCCGCGGCGATCTCGCGGTAGGTGCAGTCCCCCAGCACGTGCATGAGCAGGGCCAGGCGGCTGGGCTCGGGCAGAGCCTCCAGGGCGCGGCAGAGCTGCCGCCATGTCTCGCGCTGGGCCGTGAGCGTGTAGGCGTCGTTCGTGGCGGCACCGGCCACGTCATCCTCCAGTTCGCCGAAGTCCCGCTCCACCTGTCGCCAGTACTGCCGGCAGCGGTTCAGCGCAATGCGCCGCAGCCAGGCGGTGAGGGCGGACGGGTCGTGCAACCCCGGCAGGCCGCGCACCACGTCGGTGAGGGCCTCCTGGGTGAGGTCTTCGGCAACCTCGGGGCGGCGGATGCGGTCGAGGATGAGGGCGTAGACGAACGGGCGAACGCGGTGCAGGAGGTCGTCGAGAGCGCCCGCCTCACCGTGAGCGCGGCGCGCCAGGTCCGACCAGGAGGTGTCCGTCTGCGTGGCGAGGCTCATTTGGGGACTAGGATGCACCCACGCGAGGGTTGTTACGGGGCGTCAGCGCCGATCTTGCAGGATGCGCTTGAACAGGCCATACGCCTCGCGCCGCGCCGCA from bacterium includes:
- a CDS encoding type II secretion system F family protein, with the translated sequence MNDTNLPLADLVAYLRVFSHLINAGVSLIRSMDVLTPQIVHPDLRDAHLDVMRQIEEGSTLSHAMRAHPDVFSINVIGLMRAGEVGGVLDETMARAADLYEKQLMLRRDRFIQQAAARAMGRAHEERYEAAVAAAEPLVTQQYFCLMFGTMLSSGVPIVQALQTAAEILPTEAHEAMVAAAQALRAREIDTLTPSFAAVGFPPEVLQLAAIGEECGTLDRTMLQAGDVLGARVDGMLLRSLLL
- a CDS encoding sigma-70 family RNA polymerase sigma factor, which codes for MSLATQTDTSWSDLARRAHGEAGALDDLLHRVRPFVYALILDRIRRPEVAEDLTQEALTDVVRGLPGLHDPSALTAWLRRIALNRCRQYWRQVERDFGELEDDVAGAATNDAYTLTAQRETWRQLCRALEALPEPSRLALLMHVLGDCTYREIAAALGESEVGVRVRVHRARQRLRELVRPSFYDPEER